ATGAAAAGTTCCAGCCAACTTAGCCGTCAAAACGAAGGCGATCTACCACTTGCCGTTTCCAGTCGGATACGAGCAGCATGCTTGAATATGCTTGTATGCAACTCAACACCAGTTGCCGGTAGTTCGCTCGTTACTTGTTCAGGCTTGTGTAGGTTCATCAGAACGGTGTCTGCTGCTGAGCGGGAGTTGTTAGCGGGTAAGATCGAATGAAAGCCATGATTCTGGCAGCGGGGAAGGGTACCCGCGTTCGCCCCATTACCTATAATATTCCTAAACCCATGATTCCCATCCTGGAAAAGCCAGTGATGGAATTTTTGGTGGAATTGCTGCGCCAACACGGCTTCGACCAAATTATGGTCAATGTTAGCCACCTGGCGAGGGAAATTGAAAACTATTTCCGCGACGGCCAGCGATTTGGCGTGCAATTGGGATACTCGTTTGAAGGGTACATTGACGAAAAAGGTACCCTGGTCGGGGAAGCCTTGGGATCGGCTGGCGGCATTCGTCGCATCCAAGATTTTCATCCCTTTTTCGACGATACGTTTGTGGTATTGTGCGGCGATGCGCTGATCGACTTGGATTTGAGTGCTGCGGTCAAGTGGCACCGGCAAAAAGGCGCGTTGGCTACGGTAATTCTCAAGCCAGTTCCCAAGGACCAAGTGTCCAGCTACGGCGTGGTATCCACAGACGAGGAAGGTAGAATTCAAGCATTTCAAGAAAAACCCCCGGTGGAAGAAGCCATCAGCACCGATATCAACACGGGAATTTATATTTTTGAACCGGAAATTGTGGACTACATTCCCTCCGGTCAAAAATACGATATCGGTGGCGAACTGTTTCCTAAGTTGGTGGAAATGGGTGCGCCTTTCTACGGTCTGAGTATGGACTTTCAGTGGGTGGATATTGGCAAAGTGCCGGATTACTGGCGCGCCATGTGTGGCGTTTTGCAAGGGGATATCCGCAACGTTCCTATTCCAGGTAAGTGCGTGGCACCAGGGGTTTACACGGGACTCAATGTAGCGGTGAACTGGGATAAGGTGGACATCCAAGGTCCGGTCTTTATCGGTGGTATGACCAAGATTGAGGATGGTGCCAAAATTATCGGTCCGGCGGCGATTGGTCCCAACTGCCAAATTTGCAGCGGTGCTACGGTGGAACGCAGTGTGATTTTTGAATATTCCCGGCTGGGTCCTGGTATCCGTTTGATGGACAAACTGGTCTTTGGACGTTACTGCGTGGACAAAACCGGCGCTACCATCGACGTACAAGCGGCGGCTTTGGACTGGTTGATTACCGATGCGCGCCATACACGACCGACACCACCACCGGCAGAAGGCAAAGCGATCGCGGAATTGCTCAACGGAGAACCAGAAGAAGGGTTTTCTGGGTAAGGAATGTCCCCAGGGGGAGGGAAAGCGATGCTTCCTCCTTCTGGAAATGAGCGCTGTCTGTTGGAAATTATTTGCGATCGGCGATCGCGGCGTAGAAGGGATCTCCCTGAAACAACCCCAGGTAAAACAACAAATTAGGAGTGGCAGAAGGTTCCGCGATCGCTTCTGGAGTGCCAAATCCACCGGCGTTTTGGAAATATCGTTTCACCAACTCCAAACGTTCGCGGTCGTCAGCTTCCCGCCAGGCAGCAATGGCCTTTTGATAAAACATGCGGTTGGAAAAACTCACAATCGCCACGCCACCAGGCACGAGAACTCGACGAATTTCGGCAAACACTTTTTCTGGATATTGCAAGTACTGCACGGAAACGGCGATCAAAACCGCATCAAACCTGGCATCGGCGAGGGGTAGCTGGGGATTGGCATTGAGGTCTTGCACGAAATAGCTGCTGAGTTGGGGATTTTTCGCCAGTTCCTCCCGATTCATGCCGTGACCCACCACTTCTGTGTAGGGAACATCCTCGGGAAGATGGGAAACCCAACTACTCATCAAATCCAACACCCGGCCGTGAGAGGGGATGCGATCGCGGTAGAGTTTCTTTAGGCGGTCAATGAACCCTTCATCCACGTGGGTAACAAAACGGGGAAAGGCATAAAATTGACTGTCATCGCTGGGATCGAGTTGGTTGCGGTCTTGCGGTTGCAGCAGCATGGACATCGAAGCAAAGGGCAGTACGTTTCCTAGTTTAGATCCAAATACATGCAAACAGTTAGCAACAAGACCGCGATCGCCACCTAAGCTGATTTTTCCGCTACCGGCTGCTGCTGGATAGGAATCTCCATAACAAACTCGGTTCCTTTCCCCGGTTCTGAATGACATGCAATCCTGCCGTGGTGTTTTTCCACCACAATCTGATGGCTAATCGCCAATCCCATCCCCGTTCCTTTATCCCTCGATTTGGTGGTAAAGAACGGTTCAAAAATCCGCTCGCGGTCTGATGCGGAAATCCCGGCACCATTATCTTGGATGCAAACCTGCACCCAACCATTGCCTTCACCTTGCCCGATCGACTCGGTGGCAATCTTAATTTGACTGGGATTGGCTTTTTTCTCTTCCTGAGAGCGATGGCGATCGCGCTCTTCCAACGCATCCAACGCATTCACCAGCAAATTCATAAACACCTGATTGAGCTGGGAAGGATAGCATTCCACCAGCGGCAAATCGGCGTATTCCTTCACCACCTGTACCGCTGGGCGATCGGCGCGCGCTTTCAACCGGTGATTTAAAATCAACAGGGAACTATCGATCCCCTCGTGGATATCCACTTCTTTCATATCCGATTCATCTACCCGGGAGAAGCTGCGCAGCGACTGTACCAAACCGCGGATGCGTTCGGCACCAACTTGCATGGAAGAGAGAATCTTCGGCAAATCTTCCTTCAAAAACTCCAGGTCAATTTCCTCAGCATCGGCAGCAATTTCTTCCCCAGGATCGGGATAGTGCTGCTGGTACATTTCCACCAAATCAATCAAATCTTGAGCGTAGGTATCCGCATGGGAAAGATTGCCGTAGATAAAATTGACCGGATTGCAAATTTCGTGCGCCACCCCAGCTACCAACTGACCCAAGCTAGACATTTTCTCATTTTGCACCAACTGGGCCTGGGTGCGCTGCAGTTCGTCTAAGGTCATTTGCAGCTTTTCAGCTTTCTCCCGTTCCCGTTTTTCCGATTCTTGCAGGGCTTTATTGATTTGAGCTAGTTTCTGAAACTGATGCAGCACAATTTTGATAATGGCATTTTGCAGTTGGGTGGCCGCTTCGATTTCTCCTTTCTGCCAGGGGAGGGACTTGCAGCGGACCTGTTCTTTCCACTCCTGGAAGGAATTTTGCGGCGAAGGCTCGTCGTCGCTGCTGCGATCGGGTACGTAATGGGGATTTCTTCCCCAAGTAACCGTCTGGATAACTTCCGGTCGGAACCACATGACATATTGGTGGGGCGCGATCGCGATCGCGAGCAGTCCGCTGGCTATATCTTTATAAGTCTCCGCCTCAGGAATATGTTTGACCAGCGAATCGGTAGAAAACACATCTCGATGCTGACCATCCAGCCAGCGAGCAATATTTTCCACTTGTTTTTTCGACGGTGTCTTGCCCACCAACTTGCACTCGCCATCCAAACAAATGGCTGCCCCATCTGTCTTGCCAATTTCCAGGAGATTAGGCTGGTATTTCATCAAACCATCCACAAAATTCCCTTCCTGGAACATGTACTCAATCAGCTGGTTTTGCACCGTTTTCAAGTGTAACTGGTAAGCGTAGTCCTCTTGATTTTCCTTGTAAGGAAGGTGTAAAGATAGCACTTGGGCTAAAAACTCGCAAGCCGTGCGAATTTCGTAGGGAATGTACTTGCGCTGGTAGTGATGGCAAGCCACCAACCCCCACAATTGCCCATCTTTGATAATAGAAATGGACATGGAAGCACTCACTCCCATATTTTGGAGGTAGCGCACGTGGCGCGGCGAAACGCTTCTCAGCACCGAATAGCTTAAATCCAGTGGCTGCCCGGTATGGGCGTGGCGTTCGGGAACTACAGAAACCGCTGCGTAGTTGGCATCGGGAATAATGCGCAACCAATTTTTCAAATACAGCGCCCTCGCCTGCGGGGGAATATCCGTACTGGGATAGTGCAATCCCAAATAGGAAGGAATATCCTGACCGCAGTCTTCTCCCACCACCACACCATGCTCTTCGTGATTAAACTTGTAAACCATGACCCGGTCAAACCCAGTCAAATTGCGAATTTCCTTGGCTACAATTTGACACAAGCTGTGGAAATCCTGTGCCTTTTGAATCCTGGTTGCAGCATTGCGTACGGGATGGTACAGATCGAGAAATTCTAGAGATTGTTTGGAGGCGGTGGGTTCTAGTTCTAAAAATAGGGAATCTTGCGTACGGTGGAGAATGCCATTGTACCAACCATGTCCGCGGTGGGATGAAATGGATAGGGAAATGGGATTAACTTCGGCTAAGGTTTCTGCGTTCGCGATCGCGTCTTTGAGATTTTCCACCTGAAAGCGATTGAGCAAACAAGTTAAATCCTTTTGCAACAACGATTCCGCCGGCACGCCAAAGAAATCTTTGGTATTGGTACTAGCATGAAGAATTTGCAAATCCGGCTCTTGCAAAACCAATAAAATCCCGTGGGGTTGAATCGAACCGGGAATGTGAATGGGTTCTTTTTGACAGTCAATTAATTCTACAGTTGGTGACTCTAGGAGCGCGCTTTTACTCACTACTTATGTCTCCGTGCAACGACATACTTAATAGAAAACTTGTTAAGAGATGGTTAAATAGACATATCTATGTTTTCTATTTTACTATGTATGTTGGCAAATAGCTACCTCTGGTAGCCGTTATGTGTTAATATTTCGTTATATCATCGAATTTTGGTTAATACGTTTCCGCGGTCAATTGCCAGAAATTGAGCTTGACATTTCCCATAGATTCAGCAGCAATCCGGAAACATTAACAAAAATTAATCTTTTCGTCGCCGCTCAATACTTAAAGCAGCAATTCCAATGGTTACCAGAAGAACACCCAAAACTTGCCCTGGCTGTAAAGTTTCTCGTAAGAGCAGCCAAGCCAGCAAGCTGGTAAAAACTGGTTCGCTCGCGCCCACCAAAGCAGCAGTCGGCGCTCCGACCAAACCAATTCCCATATTGTGAAACAACAAACCCGCTAGCGTCACTGCCCCCGAAAGTAAACTCCAAAAAAGTAGTGGTATTTGCGTACCTACCGGCGGCGAAATTTGCAACCAGACAATACTAATACTTGTAAGCAAAAACATTATAAAAAACGCTATCAAAGAAAAAGGAATAGGATGCACCCAACGCAAACACTGCTGGGCAATCGTAGCGTAACCAGCAAATCCAACACCAGCAGCAAGTGCAGCCAAACTTCCTACCAACAAATTGCCCTCACCGTGAAACTGGAAATGGCCAGTTGCTGCCACCAAACCGAATAAAACGACAAGCATAATCCCACTGCGAAACTTACTTGGGCGCGCACCGAACCAAACCCAAGCCAAAACAGCAGCCGCCACCGGATGGATAAAAAACAACGTAATCGCAATCCCAGCCGGAACATTTCCAATAGCAAAATAGAGCAAAAGGACATTAACAAAAAAAATCCCACCGCTCAAAATATTTAACCACAACCACCGACGTTTTTCCGCTACCAAAACCAAAGTTTTAATATCAGCAAACGTAGGAGAATAAAATTTAAACGACAGCAACGCCAACAGCAGCACCATCACCAACGTGCGCCACTGCACAAAAAGCAACGTATGAGCAAAATCTGCTGGCAACACATCCCCCACCCAATATCCCCCAAACCAACTGCCCTGAAAAAGGACTCGCACGAGAACATTTTCCACAGCCAGAAAGATGGCTGCCATTAGCATGACCGCAATTCCACTCATAGGCAAGCAAATCCCGAAGCCAAAAAAGAGCTAGGGACGAACCACCATTCGCCCCTAGCAGAACTTACAATTATGCCGTGTCCATAGCGACTTGGCAACCGCCATTACATAGTGACAAATTCCTCAGCAGTGGATGGGTGCAGTGCCATGGTAGCATCGAAATCTTTCTTCGTAGCCCCCATGGTGACCGCCACAGCAACGCCTTGGATAATTTCCGCCGCATCTTTGCCAACGGCATGAGCGCCCAAAACGCGGTCATTTTCTTTATTGACCACCAATTTCAAGACCACCCTTTCCTCGGCACCAGTGAGGTTGTGGTACAAAGGTTTGAACCTAGCGCGGTGAATCGCCACCCGGTCTTCTCCCAATTCTTCGATGGCACCTTCTTGGGTATAGCCAACACTGCAAGCTTCTGGGTCGCCAAAAACTGCCGTTGGAATGTTGTCGTAGTTCGTGTGGCGGGGTTTGCCGGCAAATTCGGTATCGACAAAGGCGCGACCTTCATCAATGGCAACCGGGGTTAGGTTGGCGCGGTCGGTGCAATCGCCAACGGCAAAAATATTGGGTTGGCTGGTTTGGCTGTAGGCATTGACGGCAATGGCATCGTTTTTCACTTCCACGCCGGCATTTTCCAAGCCGAGGTTTTCCAGATTGGGTTTTCTTCCTACAGCATACAGCACTCCGTCTACTTCCAGAGTTCCGGCTTTCTCTCCCGCCAGGGTAAGCTGCAATCCGCCATTGCTTTTTTCAATTTTCTCGACTGTGGTATTGCTGTATACGCTAATACCGTTGCGCGTCATGCCTTCTTGTAATTCCCGACGCACATCGCCGTCAAATCCCCGGAGAATGTAATCGCGGCGGATAATTTCGGTGACTTGGGTTCCCAAACCGTTCATGATACCGGCAAATTCTACGCCGATGTAGCCACCACCCACAACAGCCAAGCGTTTGGGTTGTTCGGACAGACCAAACATATCCCGGGAGGTCCAAACATGCTCGATGCCGGGGATGGGAAGTTTGACAGGCTTGCTGCCGACGGAGATTAAAATTTTATCGGCAGTGATTTTTTTCTCGCCGACGGCAACGGTGTGGCTATCCACCAAAACTCCCCTACCGGAGATGAGGTCCACACCAGCTTTTTCTAAATTGCTAATATGGCGATCGCTGAGGCGACGCACTTCTTTGTCTACCGCCGAAATTAAATACTTCCAGTCAAATTTGGGACCTACTTTTTCCCAACCGTATCCCACCGCATCTTGGAACAGGTGGGAAAAACGCGACGCATAGACCATTAATTTTTTGGGAATGCACCCGCGCAGAACGCAAGTTCCCCCTACTAAGTCGTTTTCTACGATTGCAACCTTCGCTCCGTAGGATGCGGCGCGTTTGGAAGCAGCAAGACCACCAGAACCTGCTCCGATAACCAGCAGATCGTAATCAAAAGCCATAATTTGTCTAACTCCTTGTTGCTTGCTAGCAGATAAACTGCCCCACCTTTTATTCTAGGGGACGCTTGCATTCATTACTTTATTGTATAGCTTTATAGTAATGTAACAAAACCTGCGCTGCCGCTTCCAAACTTCTACCTACGGCAATTACGCCATCTTGGTGACCGGCAGTCGCCAGAATGCCATAACGCATCAAATCTTCGTAGTCAAACAAACGCCAGATTTCCTGGGCCATTTCCGGGGTTCCGTAGGGAATTTCCTCCCGGGTTGTGGGAACCGAAAACAAAAGTTGCTGCCACAGTTGGTGGTGGTGTACGTGAATGACCCCACCGACACTGGTGTTGTATGTATAAATAGCCGCGTGGGTTAAAGACTCCGAAGAGGGTTTCGCCGGACCCACGCAGGTAAGACGGTTTTCGGGAATGTTAAATTGAGTGACGAGGGTGTAACCTTCCGGGGAGAGATGGGCGATGTTTCCAGTCTGGGTGCCAGAAATCACGAATTGAAAAGAGTTGTTCCACCGCATGCTAATATTGCCAAAACCAATTCCATCTTCCCCAACGCCAATCAAACCCAATTCGTACATGCGATCGCGCCAAGCCATCAGCGACTGCAAGCGAGAGGCTGTAAAAGCCCTATCTTGATGCCAGTCGCATTGAAATTTAATCACACCTTCATCAAGCATTTCGTTTCCCATTCAGCCAATTTTCCTCAACAAAAACAACCGTTGCGCAATAGGCTGCAGTACGAACACAGATAGCCAACAAGCCAATGACTCCTCAAGCGATTCTTTTTGATTTTGACGGTACCATTGCAGATACCTTAGAAGTAATTGTTCGGATTACCAATCGCCTCGCGGACGAATTTGGCTATCCACCTACAACCCCCGAGCAGCTTGTCTATTTGAAAAATATCAGCTCCCGGCAAATCTTGCAAAACGCTCAAGTTTCTATCTTCCAGCTGCCTTTGCTCCTGCGACGGGTACGCCAGGAAATGAAACAAGAAATTCCCCAAGTTCAACCCATTGCTGGCATGCCATTGATATTGAAACAACTGCAACAAGAATCCCACTTACAGCTGGGAATTGTCACCTCCAACCAAGAAAACAATGTGCGCCTTTTTCTAGAGACCCACCAACTTAGCCATATTTTTTCTTTTATTAGATCGGGAAGGACGCTTTTTGGCAAGCACAAACTCCTCAAAAAAGTGCTCAAACAAGAAAATCTCGCCCCTGAAAACGTTTTCTACGTTGGGGATGAAACCCGCGACATTGAAGCGGCTCGAAAAACACAGATTGCCTCGGTTGCCGTTACTTGGGGGTTCAACTCCCAGCAAATTCTCCAAACCTACCACCCAGATTTTTTAATTTCTCACCCCCAGGAATTATTGGAAATCGTACAAAATTGGTAGTTCGGTTTGGCAAAACGGATACCATATCCTAAAATACACCTGACATCTTTTCTCTATCCTTTCCATCACCAACATGCAACTCCATCCTATTGCCGCAGAAAGTTTTGCTATTATCGATCGCGAAATTGGCGAGCATAACTTTACTCCCCAGGAATATGCCATCGTTCGTCGTGCCATTCATTCCACGGCTGATTTCGACCTCAAACATTTATTTTGCTTTGAAAACCAAGCTATCGCTACTGGTATTCGCGCCATACAAGCAAACACACCTGTGATTACTGACGTGCGTATGGTGGGCGTGGGCATTCACAGGACCCTCTCCCAGGCTGGTAAATCCGCTCCCCTGTGTGCGTTGGATTATCCGGGTGAGGGCACAACCCGGACCGCTGCCGGTATTACTCATTTGCTGGAAATGTATCCCAACGGGATTTTCGCCATCGGCAATGCTCCTACGGCGTTACTGGCGATTGTGGATGCCATCGAACGCAAAATGGCGGCACCGGCTTTGGTTATTGGCGTTCCTGTCGGGTTTGTGGCGGTGGAAGCAGCGAAGGAGGCATTGGCGCATACCCAAGTTCCGCAGATTCGCGTCACCGGCCGCAAAGGGGGATCGGCGATCGCAGCGGCGATTGTGAATGCTTTGGTCTTTTTAGCAGCAGAAAAGAAAACGGACGAGCGATCCGGCGATGGAGAAAATCGATGATTGTGCTCTCGACAAGCCTCCAGCACTTCCTGTATGGGGATTGCCGCATATTCTAGCAATTTCGTTAGAGACAATTTTACGGCTGCCCTGTTTTAAATCTTGGTTTTTTTCACCCAGATTGGGTCTTTCACTGGTTTTCCCCTGGGAGTTTCGCGGATACAAGTTGGTTTGATTTCCCACCAGTACGGGTTTTGTTATTTCTCAAATCGGAAATTTCGGCAATTGTTTGACGACTTCCCGCACCCGCTGGCTCAGTTAACATATTATCGCTATAAATAACAGAAGGCCATCGGGATAACCAAGGGAACGATCGGGCGCTTCCCTTGTTTTTTTTGTCTGGGGTTGCTTGCTTGGGATCCTTTCTATTGGGATTTTAGAGTTTTTGAAAAATTCATGTCAATTAACAGTTCTATGGCGATGGGCAACGACAGGTACAATTGGTATATTTGGCGGTAGATGGTTCGGTGGTGGTTTCTGGCGCTAAAATTTTGTTCAATCCTTCCGCAGCACCCACCGTTGCCAATCCAATGACCAACAACACGCCAAGCATTTTCATTAGATTTCCTTTGAAACCAGCTACGAGCCAAAAATACCATAAAAATATAATTGCGATCGCGCTGCTTTCTTGGTAGCGTATCTAACAGCAAAGCTGCCCTAGCACTGCCGTGTATATTAGCGTTGTTATTCCCACCTACAACCGACAACCCATCTTGCAAAAGTGTTTGCAGGCGCTAGAAGAGCAACAACTATCGCCGGAGATGGCTGGATACGAAGTGGTTGTGGTTGATGACGGTTCTACCGATAGCTCCTACAGTTGGTTCTGCCAGCATCAAAGCCAGTTTCCCCATGTGGTATGGTACCAGCAAGACCACCAAGGTCCGGCGGCCGCACGCAATTTGGGAGTGCAACGGGCGCGAGGAGATATTATTGTGTTTATCGATAGCGATTTGGTGGTGACGCCGACTTTTTTGCAATCCCACAGCCAGGCTTTACTTGCCGCTAGCCGCCGGCAGCAAAAATCCCCACAAACGGCTCCTATTTTTACCTACGGTCGGGTGGTGAATACCTGCAATTTCCACAACCCAACTGCGGAACCTTACAAAATTACTGATTTTTCTGCTGCTTATTTTGCCACGGGAAACGTTGCGATCGCCAAGCATTGGATCCAGCAAGCTGGGTGGTTCGACACGCGGTTCCAGTTGTATGGATGGGAAGATTTGGAGTTGGGGGTACGCTTAAAAAAATTAGGTCTCAAACTCATCCCCTCTCCGCAGGCAGTTGGCTACCACTGGCATCCACCTTTTTCCCTGGACCAGCTACCGGCTTTGGTGGAAAAAGAGGTGCAACGGGGGCGCATGGGGGTGTTATTCTATCAAAAGCATCCCATTTGGGAAGTGCGTTTGGCTATCCAAATGACCTGGCTGCATTGGATGTTGTGGGGATTGCTGTCTGTTGGCGGTTTGTTGAACGAACGAACCATGGCACCTTTTTTGCAGTGGCTCATCGACCGGGGAAAACCGCAACTGGCGTTGGAGATTTCTCGGATTTTTCTTAACTGGTACAACGTACGTGCGGTGTATGCTGCCTATCGGGAATTGTAGCGATCGCGATCGTTTTTTCTAGACAGCAACCCAGTATATGTGGGATAATATAGATTTGGGAAGTTGCTACAATAGCTTTCGCGCGCTGGTGTAGCTCAGTGGTAGAGCACCCGCCTTGTAAGCGGACGGTCGTCGGTTCAAATCCGACCACCAGCTTTTTTTCTATACATATGATTTTCTAGATTTTGATTTTAAAAACGATAGGGCGCACAAAGGGTGCGCCCCACATACTACTGCTCGATCCCTCGTCGTTCATGGTTGTCTGAGCGTACAATCCTTACTAAATTACATGGCGAAAGCGGTTGGTGTTGCTAAAATCTCGAACTCGGTAGGTTCGGGTTCGCTCTCAGGAGCGTCATCTTCTGCCGGCGTTACCAACATGGAATCGCTCGCACGAACCACCAAATTTCCTTGTTGCCATTCCCGTCGCCACTGGCGTCCGAGTTTCCAAGCGTGAAATTTGATCGCGTTCCAACGGGGATTGGCAGGATATCCAGCAAAACCCGACCGCAAAGCGGGGATGCTTGCGTTGGGAAGCGATGTGGTTACCAGAATGTTTTCCCGCAGGTCCACCACTTTGTGGGTCCGTTGTTGGTTGACTGCTCTAACCATTGGTGTCACCTCCTTATTGTTTTTCCGTAGCGTTCAATTCGGTTCTTTGACCTTACCCACCATTTTATATATCTTAACAAGAAAAAACAATCCCCAAAATGGCTTTTTTTGGGATTTTTCTGGAGGGATTTTTTAGTAGAAAAGGCATGCAAAAAATTCGGCGTGCGGGCGTTGTAGCTCGCGATCGCCGTTTTGCCATTGGGAAATTTCCTGTTAAAAAAATTGGGGGGTCGATCGAAAAGCGATCGCAACTGGCTTTATCAACCAGTCGAAACAAGCTATCCTAGGTTTAGGATTCCCCAATTCATGATTGGTTACCGGAAGATCCGGGACCATCTTCGAGAAGAGTCACCATCGCTTGACGGCTAGCAGACGAGGAAAGACTATCCTACTGTGTCTTTGGCGTTTTCCTGTCCCGAACTCAATCACCCCCTCATTCAGTCGCTGTTTCACCAGAGCGATCGAGATTTGCTCACGCTTTTCCAGCGCTATCCCGACCGGGGGAAATACTTTACGGCTCTTTTTTGTCGTTACGCGCCAGTGGTTTATTCGCTCATCCACCACGGCATGAAATCTCCCGTACAGGCAGATTATTTATTTGCCTTAACGTGGCGGCATATTTACCACGAAATGCTGGGATTGGACCTGCATGGCAACGCTGCTGGAGAGAGCTTTAACCTACAAAATTGGCTGGTGGATTTAACGGGTTTTTGTATCAACCAAACCGAGCTACCACCAACCGAGGAAATTCATTATTCTTTGGAGGCAGCACCACCTCCGTTGTGGTGTTACTTGCAGCTGGCGCTCAATCGGTTGCCCCCCCGCATGCGGCTGATGGTGGTTATGGCCCAAACCTTTCGCTGGAGCGAAACCAGAATTGCTGCTTATCTGCAAGCGGAAGGAGAAAATATTTCACCAGCGCAGGTCTGGCAAGAGTTACAGCAAGGATACCAACAGTTGGAAGCGGAGTTGCCGGACGATATTCGCGAAATTTACACTAATTGAACACAATAGCACCATTTTCCTGAATTGTCAGTACCCGACGGTCCGATTCTTGCTGGTCTGTGGGGCGAAAATGGATAATCGCGACGCCGGGAGTGGCGGGAACTTCCGGTTCTACCAAAATAAATCGACCGTTGGGACGGTAAAAATTGATGCTTACTGGTGCTTGCAAAGCGGGAAGGGTTACTTGAGAAGAACCGTCTAACGTCCGCTGACCAGTTTCTCCAAGAACTTCGTAGTATACTTTGCCGGCGATTTGGTTTCTTAACTCAATGGTGACCAAGCCATTGGTTAGGGATACATTGGCTACGGGAAGGGATTCGGGGGGAAGGGATTCGCTCGCTTCGGTTTCTTCGGTTGTTTCGGTATCTGATTGTGCCCCAACCGTGGTGGGTAGGTAGAGAAAAGTCAAACTACTTGCCAAGCCAGTTAAGGCAAATGTGGTTAGCTGCTGCTGGATGTTTCGGTCTGCCATAGGGTTGGTTCCTGGTTTGATAAGAGGGGGAAGATGGTGGCTGTCTGGTTATTTTCCCATGCTTCCATGCTTGGTGGTTTCGATTTTCTGAAGTTTTTAGAAGATGGCCGGTTAAAAAAAAAGTTGCCTATATATCCTGGATGCAGGGAAAAAATAGGAAAATGGGGATGAAAATTGGCAAAATCATCCTATTTGTACGGAAAATATTCCTTTTGAACTTTAAATCTCTCGTATGAATTTCTTATATTCTAGCTTCGTTCAAAAAAACCGTCCTGTTGCTGCTGGTATGGTGCGGATGGCAACCATGGCAGTGGCGGTTGTTCCCATGCTGCCACCCACCGCGATCGCTTTTTTTCCAGCCACCGTACAAGCACAATCGGAAGCGCGGGAACTCGTGGAAGACCCAGAAACCCGCATTCGGCAAATGTACGAAGAAATGACTGGGGAGGAACCGACCCCAGAGATAGTTGAGAAATATTTGCAAGCACGCGATCGCGGGTGGCGTTTCGATCGCATTCGCCGTCGTATGGCGGGGTCGTCGGCAGCACAAACGGCTGTGGAAACCATTTACCAAGAAATTTTAGAGCGCCAACCGGAGGACGAGGTATTGGGTTCTTGGTTGGAAGCCTTGGCGGAAGGATGGACCCTCGACGAAGTGCGCGAAGAAGTCGCCAATACCTTGGAAGCCAAAGCA
The Geitlerinema sp. PCC 9228 DNA segment above includes these coding regions:
- a CDS encoding glycosyltransferase, with protein sequence MYISVVIPTYNRQPILQKCLQALEEQQLSPEMAGYEVVVVDDGSTDSSYSWFCQHQSQFPHVVWYQQDHQGPAAARNLGVQRARGDIIVFIDSDLVVTPTFLQSHSQALLAASRRQQKSPQTAPIFTYGRVVNTCNFHNPTAEPYKITDFSAAYFATGNVAIAKHWIQQAGWFDTRFQLYGWEDLELGVRLKKLGLKLIPSPQAVGYHWHPPFSLDQLPALVEKEVQRGRMGVLFYQKHPIWEVRLAIQMTWLHWMLWGLLSVGGLLNERTMAPFLQWLIDRGKPQLALEISRIFLNWYNVRAVYAAYREL
- the gor gene encoding glutathione-disulfide reductase gives rise to the protein MAFDYDLLVIGAGSGGLAASKRAASYGAKVAIVENDLVGGTCVLRGCIPKKLMVYASRFSHLFQDAVGYGWEKVGPKFDWKYLISAVDKEVRRLSDRHISNLEKAGVDLISGRGVLVDSHTVAVGEKKITADKILISVGSKPVKLPIPGIEHVWTSRDMFGLSEQPKRLAVVGGGYIGVEFAGIMNGLGTQVTEIIRRDYILRGFDGDVRRELQEGMTRNGISVYSNTTVEKIEKSNGGLQLTLAGEKAGTLEVDGVLYAVGRKPNLENLGLENAGVEVKNDAIAVNAYSQTSQPNIFAVGDCTDRANLTPVAIDEGRAFVDTEFAGKPRHTNYDNIPTAVFGDPEACSVGYTQEGAIEELGEDRVAIHRARFKPLYHNLTGAEERVVLKLVVNKENDRVLGAHAVGKDAAEIIQGVAVAVTMGATKKDFDATMALHPSTAEEFVTM
- a CDS encoding class II aldolase/adducin family protein; its protein translation is MGNEMLDEGVIKFQCDWHQDRAFTASRLQSLMAWRDRMYELGLIGVGEDGIGFGNISMRWNNSFQFVISGTQTGNIAHLSPEGYTLVTQFNIPENRLTCVGPAKPSSESLTHAAIYTYNTSVGGVIHVHHHQLWQQLLFSVPTTREEIPYGTPEMAQEIWRLFDYEDLMRYGILATAGHQDGVIAVGRSLEAAAQVLLHYYKAIQ
- a CDS encoding DUF4214 domain-containing protein; the protein is MNFLYSSFVQKNRPVAAGMVRMATMAVAVVPMLPPTAIAFFPATVQAQSEARELVEDPETRIRQMYEEMTGEEPTPEIVEKYLQARDRGWRFDRIRRRMAGSSAAQTAVETIYQEILERQPEDEVLGSWLEALAEGWTLDEVREEVANTLEAKALINRIYQEVLDRQADYKGIQTWTDALARGWTLAEVREEIAASAEARENRESEE
- a CDS encoding sigma factor-like helix-turn-helix DNA-binding protein, with the translated sequence MSLAFSCPELNHPLIQSLFHQSDRDLLTLFQRYPDRGKYFTALFCRYAPVVYSLIHHGMKSPVQADYLFALTWRHIYHEMLGLDLHGNAAGESFNLQNWLVDLTGFCINQTELPPTEEIHYSLEAAPPPLWCYLQLALNRLPPRMRLMVVMAQTFRWSETRIAAYLQAEGENISPAQVWQELQQGYQQLEAELPDDIREIYTN
- a CDS encoding HAD-IA family hydrolase yields the protein MTPQAILFDFDGTIADTLEVIVRITNRLADEFGYPPTTPEQLVYLKNISSRQILQNAQVSIFQLPLLLRRVRQEMKQEIPQVQPIAGMPLILKQLQQESHLQLGIVTSNQENNVRLFLETHQLSHIFSFIRSGRTLFGKHKLLKKVLKQENLAPENVFYVGDETRDIEAARKTQIASVAVTWGFNSQQILQTYHPDFLISHPQELLEIVQNW
- a CDS encoding precorrin-8X methylmutase codes for the protein MQLHPIAAESFAIIDREIGEHNFTPQEYAIVRRAIHSTADFDLKHLFCFENQAIATGIRAIQANTPVITDVRMVGVGIHRTLSQAGKSAPLCALDYPGEGTTRTAAGITHLLEMYPNGIFAIGNAPTALLAIVDAIERKMAAPALVIGVPVGFVAVEAAKEALAHTQVPQIRVTGRKGGSAIAAAIVNALVFLAAEKKTDERSGDGENR